One genomic window of Muntiacus reevesi chromosome 4, mMunRee1.1, whole genome shotgun sequence includes the following:
- the OR10A7 gene encoding olfactory receptor 10A7, translating to MTCENHTQVTEFILRGFTNNPEMQVSLFVLFLVIYTVTLLGNFLIVTVTSMDPALQTPMYFFLRNLSLLEVCFTLVMMPKMLIDLVSPRKSISFIGCSTQMYFFFLFGSSECFLLSMMAYDRFVAICNPLRYSVIMNRSLCLWMAVGSWMSGVPVSMLQTAWLMAHPFCGPSTIDHFFCDGPPVLKLVSEDTSMYEMQALASTLLFIMFPFSLILVSYTHIIKTILMMPSATGRQKAFSTCSSHLIVVSLFYGTASLTYLRPKSNQSPESKKLVSLSYTVITPMLNPIIYSLRNSEVKGAVKRMITQKVLQKLDVL from the coding sequence ATGACCTGTGAAAATCACACCCAAGTGACTGAATTTATTCTTCGTGGTTTTACAAACAATCCCGAGATGCAAGTTTCCCTCTTTGTTTTGTTCCTGGTCATCTACACAGTCACTTTGTTGGGTAACTTCCTTATTGTCACAGTTACCAGTATGGATCCTGCTCTTCAaacacccatgtacttctttctcaggaACTTGTCACTTCTTGAAGTTTGTTTCACCTTGGTCATGATGCCAAAGATGTTGATAGATCTAGTATCCCCAAGGAAAAGCATCTCTTTTATAGGCTGTAGTACCCAGATgtacttctttttcctctttggcaGCTCCGAATGTTTCCTCCTCTCTATGATGGCTTATGATCGCTTTGTGGCCATCTGTAATCCTCTCCGCTATTCAGTTATAATGAATAGGTCCCTATGTTTGTGGATGGCTGTAGGTTCTTGGATGTCTGGTGTTCCCGTGTCTATGCTACAGACAGCTTGGTTGATGGCCCACCCTTTCTGTGGACCAAGCACCATAGACCACTTCTTTTGTGATGGCCCCCCGGTGTTGAAACTAGTCTCCGAGGATACAAGCATGTATGAAATGCAAGCACTCGCCTCCACACTACTATTTATTATGTTTCCCTTTTCCCTCATTTTGGTCTCCTACACTCACATTATTAAAACCATTCTGATGATGCCATCTGCTACCGGTCGCCAGAAGGCATTCTCCACTTGTTCGTCTCACCTCATTGTGGTATCCCTTTTCTATGGAACAGCCAGCTTGACCTACCTACGACCCAAATCCAACCAGTCTCCTGAGAGCAAGAAGCTAGTGTCATTGTCCTACACCGTCATCACACCGATGTTAAACCCCATCATCTACAGCCTAAGGAACAGTGAAGTGAAGGGGGCAGTCAAGAGAATGATCACTCAAAAAGTCTTGCAGAAGTTAGATGTGCTTTGA